A segment of the Triticum urartu cultivar G1812 chromosome 1, Tu2.1, whole genome shotgun sequence genome:
CTGCAGGCACAGGCTGTCTGTCAGCACCTGAACCAAGTGGTTACTGAAGAGGAGAAGAGAAGTTCAGTTATCCAACGGCTGACAACCAAAGATACCGATTGGAATGGATTCAACGGCTCGGATTGCAAGACGTGAATGCAGAGAATCAGAAAACCCTGTATCTAATTCTGCAAAACATGACAGTGAACAGTCAAAAAACAGAGGTAGTCACACCAGTAATTCCTCCCCAAGCGAGCAATGGAAATGCAGAAATTGGAGCACCTACACACAGTCGACGCAAGTAAAAGAAAGTAGGTCTGGATGAACAAGCCCTAGTTCAGTAACCGAGCATCATGTACAACATGTTCAAAGGCGTCAATGTCACCCTAGTTTGCAGCATATGTTACATATACAAAACCCTGGGTGTATTTGCAAGCCTGGGAATATACAAAAGAAGCAATGTAAATATTCACAACCCTGTTAATCTGTTACATCTGCCTTCGATCTGTATCTGCCAATTGGTCTCACCTCTAAGCTTCGGAAGTCGCTTGGAACTAGGCTGCAAACCTATTTCCTAGAGTGCTACAGGCTTATACAGTACAACATTGGAGATAAAAACTGGCCCCCAACGAACAGCAGCAAAACTGACCCTGATGCGCTCCTGAAGAAATATCACTCGATGTCCGTGACTTCAGCCTCAACATCTACAATCGTCCCAGAACCAGAAGGTGCTTTTCCTGCATACATCAGGGAACATTGTGATCATTAATTAACATGCACCAACTCCCAAGAAAAACCTCGATCTCAATCAAAAGGTGTGGTGAAGGAACAATTTGCTTGAAAAGACTCAGACGTCTAATTTCAATAACAGCTGAAAGCCAAATCATCTACATGACCTATGCTGAGTGCATCCCATCATATGCAGAATGATACAGCCCGACTTCATTCGCTGATGATGTATGATCTTTATCAGCCTTAGCAATCATTCTTTAACCCGTGACATGTTGTAAAAAGTATTTGACATGAATATCTGATCTTTCATTGTTCACCCAACCTCATCTAGAAATTATTGTGTATGATATAAGGGATCACCTCGTTTAGTTTAATTCATATGGATAAATATTAAATGGGCAAATGAAATACAGGCAGTAGAAAGACTGTAGCTTGCTAATACCATTTGATCCACGGTTGAATAACTCATTGAAGGCTTGTTGTGCATTTGTAGGGGTCCTTCCAGAGGAAAAGCTAGCAGCTTCTCTGACAAACTTACTGCCCTGAACTGCAGCATGTACAATGATGATTTAGCTCCAACAATAGTCTCATCTAGACAAGCACATGAGAAATGCTAAACAAcggagagaaaaaaaataaaaaaggagtAAAGATAACTATGTTTCGTGGGACATTCAAGCCATGGATAAACTCCATGATTCTCCACTTCCATTTGGCTGATACCATCACCAATGCTCATGATTTTCTTTTCAGTCGCGAATGTGCCATACCCATGTAGAGCTTGAGAAGTTTTTGACCTTAAAATCAAGACAACTCTGTTCTGATACGGTGATACCAGATGTATCATCAGACATGCATGTTCTAAAACCACTCAACACAAGCTTAACTCTGTATCTATTCCCAGGCTCCCAGCACAGAACAATCGGGACCATGCAAATGCTTAAAGGGCAGAAAATGTAACATGGAATTAAGTGCACAGATGTTTTAAAGACTAAGCAAAATATAATTTGGTTGTATTCTAGCTGGACAGTGGGGCTCACGTATCTAACTGAAGGTCTGAAAATAATAGTGTCATTAAAGATTGCATAGCTATGGTCCACCGGCTAAATTTCCAGTAGCAGATTTTCTAGTATGACAAGACCAAGCAGCTAGGACGTAGTTCTTCTGAGACCTTTATCCTGTTAGCAAACTGGATATGGGAAACACAAGTTCTGCTTACCAGAAAAAGGTTGAGTGCAATAAGGACAGAATTGTGGACCATTCTTCACAGATGTCCTATTAGACAAGCAAACTAATCAAAGTTAACTTAAGTTACAAAATTATGCAAGCTTAACATAAATTTTCTTATGCTTACTTCAGTATCCGGAAGCTTTTTCCACAGTTGGGACACTGCAACAAAAGAAACATGTTTGACAATGTTAAACTTGTGCAAACAAACAACAGTCTTTGCCATTGTTATTTAGGAATAACAACAAATAACGGTACTAAAACTAACAGACATTTACCCTCATCATCTATATTTAAGAAACTAAAAGTACAGTAGTAGGAAATCCGTGGAAACCATACTTATTCgaaagtactccctctgttcctaaatataagtctttgtagagattccaatGTGGACTACATAAAGAGCAAAATCACTggatctacactctaaaatatgtctatatacatccgtatgcagtccttattgaaatctctaaaaagacttatatttaggaacggagggagtataaactGACCAAACACCAAATTTATGTGCAGACTTACATCGCTCTGAAGTATATTTCGTTGTGCAAAGAATATGAGCGCACCAAGACCCACAATAGGCAGAAGTACCGTGAGGAGCTGTTATCAAAGAGAGACGTACAAAGCTAAAGTTAAGTTACCAAAGACAAGATAAGATATCCCTTTATGCTAATATTCTAAATCCAAACTCTTAGTTGCATAAGCTTATCCATGCTGCTGCCTATTAGCACCGCAGAGCGAACTAAATCAAAGTTGATGGTTTCCAGTTTACAGGTTACTGTGGAATCAGAATGCTCAATTTGCTGCAGCAACATATAAGGTAGCATTCAGTTGACAGACTAGCAACCAATGGTAATACAGCTTATACCAAGTAACAGTACTAGGTGAAAAAAATGCAAACTGTCTGGAAAACTGGGGGAAGCTAGTTTTTGGCACAAATTACAAAATCATATTGAAATACAGGGAAGGTGGGTCGATTTCAGAGATTAAGCTGTCTATTCTACCAGAACCATATGTTTTCTGAACCTTATCCAGTTTCTCTATTCCGATATCAACCAAGCTAGTCATCGAGACAACAAACTAGTCGTAAACTGGTAGTATCCATTTTACAAGTTAAAACATTTCAGGAGAAGGAGCCTCGTACCCAGAGGGAGACGATGGCGTCGAGCAGCCACCGGAACTGGCCGCTCACCACGAGGTAGGCCACGAGGGCGACGAAGGCGAGGTTCCCCACGACCCGGCCGCGGCCGGTCGACCcctgccgccgcccgccgccaaaGAAGGGGCCTTTCCCGGCCCCGGCCACGCCAAGGCGCCGCCCGCCCGCCATTCTCCGCGCCAAGGCCCCGCCCCTCTCCGAGAGCTCGCGCCGCAAGAACGGCTTCGCCGTGGAGAAGGCCCCATGTGGAAACCTCGGAGATATCTTCCTGGCCCTTGGGTGGAGGAGAGCGTGCGAGCAGCAGCAGAGCGGGGACGGAGTGAGGAGAGCGTGCCGGAGCGTGGCCATGGAGGGGAAAGGGGGGGATTGGAGAAGAGTCTCCAAGAAATCTTTGGGCTCTTCTTACCTTCCGTTCTTGTAATTTCgatttttgtttttgtttttttggttgGGTTTGATCTTTCTTTCCACAATTTTTGTGGTGAAACTGAAGGGGATTTGTGTGAGTATAATCTTCCACGTACGGCGACCTGAAAGATAGGACTTGAACTGAACACATAGGCAGTGCTTTAACACAACACTGACGGTGACAACCCAACAAGATttaaattaaaaaaatgaaaacGCTGCAAAATAGAATTAAATTGCAATACATACAGATAGTCCATATTTGATGAAAATAAAATTATGCTAATTCTCAATCACATCATATGTTACAAATTATTGGTCAACCTCCTCGTTGATGAACATCAAACTCCTATACCTATACTGATTTCCACCGGTGGTGACGGCATTACACTGATTTAATGATGACTTAAGAGTTTTCGGATTCTGGACTGTTGTGTGCATATTGGGACGCAGAGACCGGGAATAAGTTCAGTTTCATTTTAGTTCACTTGAAAATAAATCGTTAGGCGGAGGCAATAGATTGAGGTAGACATATCAAGACGACAATACTGACAGAAGATCCATAAGCTATGTGACGTCGGACAAACTAAGAGATGGCATCTATGGTGGTGTGATGGCAGTAACAACAGAAAAGGGGCAAAGTTGAATGTGTGATACATTAGCTTTCCTAGGTAAATTTCTGTGTAATGAATGATACACACTTTAATTTAATGCCACACAACAATTATCAAAGGGGAAACGGTTTGAAAAAGATAATCTTCTCTCTTAAAGACACTAAAAGGAGAAACGATTCAAAAATTGCTAAACTCGCCACTCTAGTTACCCCTCTCTTTTCTCCAACCTCTTCCTATCCCATCTGAATGATCTTCTCTTGTCATTCAATAGAGGTATGCATGGTCTTCTCTTATTATCTCTTTTTAAAAATTTGGTGCTGCACCCTCAATCCCTCGATCAGCTACAATCATTGAGAGAGAAGGTAGGGCGTGGAGAGCGGCAGGGCTACTGAAGGGTGATCTCGAGCCCTTCCTTAGTGCGCTGTCTAGGTGGGCAGATGCGAGGAGTTAGTTAGGAAGATAGGTAGGGTGGAGGTGGATTTGTCATGTACATGTAATGTAACGAACTCTGTGGACGGGTGCCTTCCCCGATCCTTCTTTATACTATGATACGCACACTCGTGCGTATTTGAGAAAAAATTTGATGTTGCCTTGACCCCTGTGAATGAAGCCACTCCTAGTGTATCGACATCATCTGTACCTAAAATAATATGATAAGTAGGCACACATATGGGAAAATACACTAGGCGTATTGGGCCCCTTGCTGGTGAGTATGGCCGCCTCAAAGGCGTTCGACGTGAGATCATGTCACTCGGATGTGAGCTAGCCAGTATGGAAGTTGCGGTCTGGAAGTATGCTATACTAGAAGATCCAGACATCTAGGTCAAGCAATGGATCTCCATGGTGAGAGAGTTGGCATACGATATAGAGGATTGCATAGATATTTTCATTTACCGGATCGGAAATGGTGGGCTTCACACCGGCTTCAAGGACTTCTTCCGCGTTACCACTCGCCAACTAAAGGCCCTTGGAGCGCGATGTGGAATCGCCAACCAAATCAATGAACTCAAGACTCGGATCAAGCAAGTGAAAGAACTCAAGAATAGTTACAATCTAGATGCTACTACTTGTAGCATGTCTAGCCATATAGTCGTCGATCCACGACTATGTGCTCTTTTTGTCGAGGAGACAAATCTTGTGGGCATTGATGGTCCAAGAGATGATCTTGCCAAGTGGATAGTGGACGAAACAGTCATATAGTACTAGTAGGATTTTGTCTATTGTTGGGTTTGGTGGATTAGGGAAGACAATATTAGCCAATGAGGTTTATCGCAAGGTTCAAGGGCGTTTTGATTGTCGGGCTTTTGTATCAATTTCACAGAAGCCAAACATAAGGAAAATTATCAATGATCCGGTCTACAGATTGCCTCACCCAGATGGGTTCACAAATGGTAGCGACATTTGGGATGAAATTACATCTATTGCAAAGCTGAGAGAGCTACTACAAGATAAGAGTTAATTCAACTCATTGTTTTCCTACAAAACATGACTCGTGCATATTTCTTTAGCATTTCTTCATATATTATCTACAGTGTGGTCATGATACATATTTACAATAAACTAGATATGATAACATAACAAATATTCGTGGTACACTAAACTAACTTAAGAGTTTATGAAGCATTTACAACGTTGGAGGTTCATATATAACTTCCATTGGTTTCTTCCATATCTCTTATGCAATCAATAAATCCATTTGTGATTATTTCAACAGACAACGCTGGAGTTGCATGGCCCATTCACTATATCTTCTATTCTAGTTTCATAGATACTCAAAGATGTATTGTGACATAGTGTTGCCAAATTATAAACAGTGAAAATAGATTTTTCTTTTGGTTAGGTAACTAGAGTTGAGTCTCCTTTAGGTACAAAATTCAATGAAGTCGACATACTACACAAGTAGAATAAACTCCATACGTAAACTTAAGTAATGAGCACGATACACATAAACAATAAGCATAATAAACTTGATTTAATTGCTAGTTGAGTACATGAAGCACACACAATGTTCCCGCAAAAAATGGTCTATTTAtggtgtcgggtggtaggtgcgacatacgccaacgggtggcttatcattgtgggagccagtaaaacatcgccggtgcctggaaacgggatgaggcgaagacatgcacgccggcgaatcttacccagcttcggggctctccgtggagataacacccctactgctgctctgcggggtctccgcatgatcactagatgaacaagtagctacacgatgctccttgagctgtttggcgagaagaggaagaagggctctgcttgctctcttctcctccctacgtGGTGTCTAAAGCTAacagggatcaaccctttgcatgggtgtcccggggggtttaaataggcctaccccccgggggtacaatggtaatccggctaggcgtggggcccagccgtctgtgtctatgcTCGCCGGCTTCCGCgtcgactgctggggcccgccgactggtgggtcccgccggctgccggcccctgggtcgacaggcaggccccactgtccagggccttgtcggtggctggttactgttgctcaatcttggtgacgagggctttgccgaggtaagcgtggctacagtgctgccGTCCGGCGGGCGACCACTTTAGCCCCTCCGCGTCTTGTCTCCtcaatggggcgtcttcttcgagggaggtagccagccggctgtggggagccgactctatcttgggccgactgggggaggtctggccgccttcgggtgtctctctgcccgaaggggcccaccgcccgtgggccgtactggcagcccgtcgtggatgacatcagggtcaacgtggcaacagtgctgcgccggatgggtcatggccacccgtacggcgcactgtgccaggcgtgctccgggattcgggggtggccagccttactgtagccacgccccgtcacatcgccgttatgtgggtgcagacttcgagggtacgatctcgaccgctttatgggagccggctcctTGGAGCCGGCCTTATCGCAGCCGGctcctcggagccggccctcccgcggcttccTTCATGAGGGccgaagtcgggccgcctt
Coding sequences within it:
- the LOC125523430 gene encoding uncharacterized protein LOC125523430, producing MATLRHALLTPSPLCCCSHALLHPRARKISPRFPHGAFSTAKPFLRRELSERGGALARRMAGGRRLGVAGAGKGPFFGGGRRQGSTGRGRVVGNLAFVALVAYLVVSGQFRWLLDAIVSLWLLTVLLPIVGLGALIFFAQRNILQSDCPNCGKSFRILKTSVKNGPQFCPYCTQPFSVQGSKFVREAASFSSGRTPTNAQQAFNELFNRGSNGKAPSGSGTIVDVEAEVTDIE